The following coding sequences are from one Lolium rigidum isolate FL_2022 chromosome 6, APGP_CSIRO_Lrig_0.1, whole genome shotgun sequence window:
- the LOC124662147 gene encoding zinc finger CCCH domain-containing protein 33-like: MCPGLRTATAAMPAARQEQQQQQQPSSYLLELAADDDLQAFRRAVQDDNLSLVASSPWYGPSPRANNALALHLRTPAMVAALYGSTHVLSYVLSIAPSEAARASATDGATPLLLAAQGRAPSAPAAARLLLAAGASPSPSTSTLLPHHRPTSPTKQPSSPEKKKKDYTPTSSPTTPAEDINAGVFATDEFRMYSFKVNPCSRAYTHDWTECPFAHPGENARRRDPLRHAYTCVPCPDFRRDPAACRKGDACEFAHGVFESWLHPAQYRTRLCKDEVGCPRRICFFAHGARQLRAVNPSAASMSSSDSGTFSSSAAFASSSSSAAGFSSSSSPAPSRRPALTASLSSRELDYDVDQYYTSNRRMMAARATSPPGYSSDLVAAYAQALSSLQLQQQQQQARNTKPLNSRAAAFANRSQTFVHRSPAPAPSPAARSFASPSSVLDNWGSPDGKLDWGVQVQVQAAELRKSTSFGVGGRPHAAVRRDQDMYSWLNDGGADVLAAARWSDLEQMVA; this comes from the exons ATGTGTCCCGGCCtccgcaccgccaccgccgccatgcccGCCGCcaggcaggagcagcagcagcagcagcagccgtccTCCTACCTGCTCGAGCTGGCCGCCGACGACGACCTCCAGGCCTTCCGCCGGGCCGTGCAGGACGACAACCTCTCTTTGGTGGCTTCATCCCCCTGGTACGGCCCCTCCCCCAGGGCCAACAACGCCCTCGCCCTCCACCTCCGCACGCCCGCCATGGTCGCCGCGCTCTACGGCAGCACCCACGTCCTCTCCTACGTCCTCTCCATcgccccctccgaggccgcccgcgcctccgccacCGACGGCGCCACcccgctcctcctcgccgcccaAGGCCGCGCCCcctccgcccccgccgccgcccgcctcctcctcgccgccggcgcctccccctccccctcaacCTCAACTCTCCTCCCCCACCACCGCCCCACCAGCCCCACCAAACAACCATCCTCCccggagaaaaagaaaaaagactaCACCCCCACATCCTCCCCCACCACCCCGGCCGAGGACATCAACGCCGGCGTCTTCGCCACCGACGAGTTCCGCATGTACAGCTTCAAGGTGAACCCGTGCTCCCGCGCCTACACGCACGACTGGACCGAGTGCCCCTTCGCGCACCCGGGCGAGaacgcgcgccgccgcgacccGCTCCGCCACGCCTACACCTGCGTCCCCTGCCCCGACTTCCGCCGCGACCCCGCCGCCTGCCGCAAGGGCGACGCCTGCGAGTTCGCGCACGGCGTCTTCGAGTCCTGGCTCCACCCCGCCCAGTACCGCACCAGGCTCTGCAAGGACGAGGTGGGATGCCCAAGACGCATCTGCTTCTTCGCGCACGGCGCCCGCCAGCTCCGCGCCGTCAACCCCTCCGCCGCATCCATGTCCTCGTCCGACTCCGGCACCTTCTCTTCGTCGGCtgccttcgcctcctcctcctcgtcggctgccggtttctcctcctcctcgtcgcccgcGCCATCCAGGAGGCCCGCGCTCACGGCGTCGCTCAGCTCCCGGGAGCTGGACTACGACGTCGACCAGTAC TACACCAGCAACCGCAGGATGATGGCGGCCAGGGCCACCTCGCCGCCGGGCTACTCCTCCGACCTCGTCGCCGCCTACGCACAGGCGCTCTCGTCCCTGcagcttcagcagcagcagcagcaggcgcgCAACACCAAGCCGCTCAACTCCCGCGCCGCGGCGTTCGCCAACCGGAGCCAGACCTTCGTGCACCGCTCCCCCGCTCCGGCTCCATCCCCAGCCGCGCGCTCCTTCGCGTCCCCGTCTTCCGTGCTCGACAACTGGGGCTCGCCGGACGGGAAGCTCGACTGGGGCGTGCAGGTGCAGGTGCAGGCCGCCGAGCTGCGCAAGTCCACGTCTTTCGGGGTCGGCGGCAGGCCGCACGCGGCCGTCAGGCGGGACCAGGACATGTACTCGTGGCTCAacgacggcggcgccgacgtcctcGCGGCGGCTCGCTGGTCGGACCTCGAGCAGATGGTCGCCTGA
- the LOC124660733 gene encoding dnaJ protein P58IPK homolog B, which yields MARPWRLMLPLLVLYSPIVYSQEAQDNDPSTLFKRASEMMSLRKYDGALGLLNAVLEVDPNHSEAYRQRASVLRQRCSYKEAESDYNKYMELKPGTASVEKELSQLLQAKNALESAYSQSDAGDFSKVLEYVKKIVLVFSPGCLQAKLLKAKALLALKDYSSVISETGFILKEDEDNLDALLLRGRAYYYLADHDVANRHYQKGLRLDPEHTELKKAYFGLKKLLKKTKSAEDNAAKSKLRMAAEDYKAALAMDPDHTLYNVNLYLGLCKTLVKLGRGKEAISSCTEALSIDEELVDALAQRGEAKLLTEDWEGAVEDLKEAAQKSPQDMGIREAYMKAEKQLKLSKRKDWYKILGISKTASAADIKRAYKRLALQWHPDKNQENREEAENMFREIAAAYEVLSDEDKRVRYDRGEDLDEMGGGGGGGGFNPFGGGGGQQYTFHYDGGFPGGGGGGGFPGGFQFNFG from the exons ATGGCGCGCCCGTGGCGGCTGATGCTGCCGCTGCTCGTCCTCTACTCCCCCATCGTCTACTCGCAAG AAGCCCAGGATAACGATCCCTCTACGTTGTTCAAGCGAGCATCAGAGATGATGAGCCTGAGGAAATACGATGGGGCACTCGGTCTGCTGAATGCTGTCTTGGAGGTTGATCCGAATCATTCGGAAGCTTACAGGCAGCGCGCGTCGGTGCTCCGTCAGAGATGCAG CTACAAGGAAGCTGAGAGTGATTATAACAAATACATGGAGCTAAAGCCTGGGACCGCTTCAGTTGAGAAGGAATTGTCTCAGTTGCTGCAGGCTAAAAATGCATTAGAATCTGCTTATAGCCAGTCTGATGCTGGAGACTTCTCAAAAGTCCTGGAGTACGTCAAGAAAATCGTGCTCGTCTTTTCTCCGGGTTGCTTACAG GCAAAGCTTCTCAAGGCTAAAGCGTTGTTAGCACTGAAAGACTATTCGAGTGTTATTTCTGAGACAGGGTTTATTCTGAAGGAAGATGAAGATAACCTGGATGCACTCTTACTTCGTGGTCGAGCATACTATTACCTTGCTGATCATGATGTTGCCAACAG GCACTATCAGAAAGGTCTCCGTCTAGACCCTGAACATACAGAATTGAAGAAAGCATACTTTGGATTGAAAAAACTTCTGAAGAAGACCAAGAGT GCTGAAGATAATGCTGCCAAGAGTAAGTTACGCATGGCTGCTGAGGACTACAAGGCAGCACTAGCAATGGACCCAGACCATACTTTGTATAACGTAAATCTTTATCTTGGGCTATGTAAGACGCTGGTTAAACTTGGGAGAGGCAAGGAGGCAATCAGCAGTTGTACAGAAGCACTCAGCATAGATGAAGAACTTGTTGACGCTTTGGCACAG AGAGGTGAGGCTAAACTTCTCACAGAAGATTGGGAAGGTGCTGTTGAGGACCTAAAAGAGGCTGCCCAGAAATCACCACAG GACATGGGAATCCGAGAAGCATATATGAAAGCTGAAAAGCAGCTCAAGTTGAGCAAAAGGAAAGACTGGTACAAAATTCTGGGCATATCAAAGACAGCATCAGCTGCAGACATCAAGCGTGCATACAAGAGGCTGGCATTACAGTGGCATCCGGATAAAAACCAGGAGAACCGGGAGGAAGCAGAGAACATGTTTCGAGAGATCGCTGCTGCCTACGAG GTGCTCAGTGACGAAGACAAGCGTGTAAGATATGACCGAGGAGAGGATCTGGACGAGatgggtggaggaggtggtggtggcggattCAACCCATTCGGGGGAGGCGGTGGCCAGCAGTACACGTTCCACTATGATGGTGGGTtccccggcggcggtggcggcggaggatttCCCGGAGGCTTTCAGTTCAACTTTGGTTAA